AATACTTTCTTGAGATTGCGATAGCTAGATCTGATAAAGGATATGTCttagtcaacaaaaaatttTCCAGGAGATTATATCAGAAATAGGGTTATCAAGATGCAAGCCAGTAGTCATTCCTATTGAACAAAATGCCAAACTTACAACATTTGAATATGATAAAGATCGGTTGCTTCAAGATCCATCATGCTACCAACGGCTTGTTGGGAAATTGATCCATCTCACTATGACCAAACTTGATATATGTTTtgcatataaataaaaagtcaattcatgcataatCAAAAGCAGTCCCATATAAATACAACACTAAAGGTTGTAATATTTGAAGGGATGTCAAGGACTTAGAATTCTATTATCTTGTGATTGTGACATGAAGATGATAGCTTTTATCGTACTGATTATGCGACTTGCCCAATGAATAGAACACCTATTACACGATAAGTTCTCTTATTTTGTGAAAGACTAAGAAGCAATCAACCATTTCCTTATCATCAGCGGAATCAGAATATCAGGCTATGACAAAAACAGTTTGTGAAATAATCTGGATACAGGGTTTGTTTTTGGATCTTGGAGCAGAACTCGATGGAGCAACTGAgctattttgtgacaatgatgctgcACTTAAATTAGTAGCAAATCCTATCTTTCATGAAAGGACAAAGCATACAAAGGTCGACTGTCATTTCACTTGAGAAAAAATTCAATAGGGAATCATTACAACTTGAGGAATTGGAACAATTCAATAGCCtgcaaatatttttataaaccCTTTTGCCAAAGACAGCATATCCATTTACTAAGTAAGCTTGGCATATTTGACATATATAAGCCGCCAACTTGAGAGAGAGTAGTGGAGGAAgaattgattttattattgattCTGACTATAATTGATTCGGTCATGGGTATATGAAGatagaatagaaaaatgtaATCATATTTATTCTTTCCTTGATTCTCATTTGTACTATAAATACGAGCATGCTTATACAAAGAATATACAATGAAAATCACATTTTCCTCCAAATACATATCGTCTTCACTTCCTTTCAAGAAAGGAGCGGCAGTTGGTTGGGTCAAGACTACTCCAAGTCGGAAGAATGTTGGTCTCCAATCAGGATAGGACAAGTTCAATCTCCGTCCGAAGCTCCTCCTTTTGTAATTGCTCGTGCCGTGACTTGTGACTTGTGAGGTTGAAATTATGTATCAAAGGTTGATTTAGTGTGGTGGGACTTTGAATGGTTGAATCCTTGTCAATgttattcttcttctccttttcttttttattttgtagtttttgcaCCGATTAAATTACCTTCGGAATCCAAATCTTAGTGTGGAGATCGTCCATCAATGATGCTCTCAATGTTCTCATGTCGagtgaaatttccttttttgatgTATTCTCGACCGTCTCTATTTTGCGCAACCATTCTATAAACTTAAGCTATTTAATAAAGGCgtggtttattatttgaaacatgaaaatttaattggagAGACAAATAGGGTCTCGAAAGATTCAAATTCAGAGCTTATGGCTATTAGATTAaggcgtgatttattatttaagtaTTCTAACATGTGTCCTAATGTTCCTTTCATTATCGGGGGACATTGACCGTCGATGGTGTAAGCTTCGTATAGCAAATGAGCCTTCGAATTACTATAGTTACACAAGATAGCATGAAACATCACAGACGTTAAAATATCCTTAGATAGGAAGAAAAGGGTTAACATCATCAAAAcccctaaattggtatactcaTGTaacatttacttcaaactaatctttgtattacaaaaaatcccaaactaggaTGCACAAATGTGACATGAATATGTGGTATGGCCGTATGGGTATATCAATATAGGagtttttgtaacacaaaaattaatttgatgtaAATGTGACAAGGTGTGTACTGATTCTGGAATTTTTGCAATGCAATAATTAATTTGAAGCAAACGTGACACtagtaaaaaatttgaaaaatttgaggTTTTCGGTGGCATTAatcttaaaacaaaaaaatgcccACTGGATTGAGCAAACGTTGTCGTTCAGCGAATTCAACTATGTCTTCGCAGATTCGGGATTTTCCACATAATCAAAAAGATTTGGACtcttctaccaaaaaaaaaaaagaaaaaagatttggactgtGCATTAGAAAAGCCGAGCGCTCTGTCGACGGCTCTCTCACGCAAGTCGTCTTTTCCAAAAGAGTGACGAATCGTTTGATTGTTTCGACTTCTGGAAATGGCAGTCCATTGGCTCATGTACCTTTAGCTTTTTCCGGTGCTCAACCTCTTTCATCCTCATCTAGTCGAAAAGGTTTTCTTGTATTCTCACATTCTTCTGTTTGATTTTGGGCATTCGGAGGCCTCTGGACGTATGGTTCGAACCATTTTTGACTTGTTCAACTTGAATGGTATTTGAGCGGATGAATCCTACTGGCACACATCCTATGTGGTCGATGATTTTAATGCGTTATTTTGTCTCAGCGCAGTGGGGATATTcttcaaaaaagtcataaactgaTTGTACATCgactaattcaattataaattcaCCCTTTGACTATTGTCTAACATAAATCCTCCAACTAGTTTTGGTAAGAAATTGCTCACGTGAACGCTAGTTGTCCTATATGGCatagtttttcaattttctttttagtatccaaaagtttttcttgcctttttatttttcctttttccctattTCCCTTTGCCAACCAAAGTCATTGGGCACAAGCAAGGTCCATGATGCCCTCGTCTAGATTTAGTGAGGGTCCTTACTAAGGCAAGcaactaagaaaaaaaaattagaaatagaaaatcatcCATATCAGTGTAGGCCGTGCTTTGTAGGATAGCTGGTGTTGACTAGATTGTcatatcaatgattttttttattgaaatgactaaattaataaattgtcaaaactCTACTTTTTAGACAAGCACATTTTGGGCAAATTTCCTGATGTAGACTGATTAATCCCTACATACTTTCTAGATGATTAATCATTCCCACACGCTTCTCTTTCATTTACTTATTCGCCTTTTCTTTCGTACAAAGCCCTacttttgtttaaaatttgaaCACTAGTCTGAGcgttaattcaaatgccatTTATCGATGGATTTTCTTTTCAGCTAGTAACAGAAGTTCAGCTCCGCTCTTCGTGCGGTCACATAGTCTATGTCcaatttttgttcaagaaacaatttaatttgaagtattTCCCCAAttccattttctaattttatgtttgttttatAAAATATCTCGTTTACTAGAAGCGATCCCAACTAAAGAATGCATTtgtttcaccaaaaataaatgacTCGAAacatatttttcctaaaataattgatcatttttaagaaagtaATTTCTAAGTGATTCGTTTTTCACAAAACACCTGGAGTCTAAGTCGTGAAGgcaaaataagaagaagaaaaggaagcgGCACACGTTGTATTTACATCTAGGAAAACCACAAATATCACGACGACATTCTCTCTCTATTAATTTAACCACCACGCTGATGAACAAAGCACGATCCCACCGACTACAATTCGAGTTCAAGCCCTCTAAAACGAGAAACGATCGTTAATTGTCTTCTAGGCCAAGTCGTTGATATATGGAGTACAGCAGCCGATCATTCCAATGGAGTGCAAGCAGGCTCTGGAGGGTCAACGAGGAATATGTCAAGGAGCTGGTCGACGGTGGTGTACTCGACTTCTGGATACAAGCTCGAAGCTTCGAGGTCGTCCTCGTCTAGATCGAAGCTCGTCGTATCTCCCTTCACGAATACGGAGTGCATGATGGACACCCATATGTTTTGTGGGCTTGGCAGGGCTACGAGTAtcgcaaaaaaaaagttattttccaCGACGTGTGATCATAGACAAGAAACTCGGTCGATGTCGTAGTTGAAACCGCAATATAGATGCAATAAGTCCCGACTTACTCTGGGAGAGCTTGATCACCTCATCCTCTTGCACCAGTTTTTCTCAAAACCCTGACCCGTTTTCTTTTCCCACGACGAGATCAGCTCGTTCTGAGAGACTACGTTCCCCGGCGGACGGTAAATCACAACACGGTTGCGCGTCCTTGGGTCGATTGCCGCATTGATCGTGTATTTGGCGATGTCTTGCTCATAATTAAGCACAGCTGACAATACAGTAGCATAGATTCAGTGAGCCATCAATACTGACGAGCTATCACTAGCTGCTTAGTATTTAGAATCTGGAATAGATATAGTAGGAAGGACCCTTTGCGTCGCCAGTCCCATAGACAACGAGGTCAGGTCGAGGGTCGTGTGTGTGAAGCAGAAGATTGATGAAGTATGAAGCACAGCAGTTGGCGCAGACGAAGGTATAGGGAACGGCCGATGCTTCGATGAGCctcctcattttcttcttcttgtccaGGCATGCCTGGAATGGCGGGAGGGCGGTGGTCCTGTCCACGTCGCACCCAAACTCGGATGGGATGAACCTCTAGAACCGCAGAAAACGGAAGAAGTTCTTGTTAGTATGTGTTTATATTTGGCAGAAAACGGAATAGTAGTATTTATTCCTGAGGCACGGAATAGTTTCTATTTCCCGGAAAAGAAGGCTGTTTACCTTTATGTTGCTGGCGGCGATTATGGCATCGATTATTTTGACTTGATCAGGAGAAAAAGGATTCGGGAGCACCGAGATCACAATATCGACCTGTTTGAGCACGGATACCATCTTCTCGTGCTCCTCTAGTTCCCCTGTTTTCATGCATTTCCATGCTTTACGTTGCAAATCGGAAGTTGTTGTGTTAAGTTCGTGGTTGTTCAAAGAATAATTGTAAGGTGACTTCCTTTTTTATTGGCAAATCTGCTAGCCTTGATTCATGTTTCGAAAAAATCCAGTAGATGGTTGATACGCATGATTACTTTCGATTGGTCATGTGTAGAGAGAAGATAGATGATAAGTTATAACACTTGTCAgtattttgagagagagagagagagagagagagagagagagagacctcgaTAAGAGTAACACCGAGAGATCGAAATTCGTCGCGAAGGTGCACATTGGAAGGAGGCGTATGAGGGGTGGCCGGCCGAGTGAAGACGAAGGTGGGGTGGCCAGACGACACGCTTGCCCCCACGACATGCTTTCCAAGGTAACCGGTGCCTCCGAAAACAAGGATCTTGCTCTTGTTGGAACTACTGATCGGGATCGACATATCTCTCGGTTGATAATTGATTAGGACCAATGCGTATCTACCACTCTCTACGTTCCTCTTAACACTGCTTAAATATAGGATCACATGTCCGATTGTTCTATCTTGTACTCCACCACATGTCTTCGAGTCGAGAATCTCGTATACGACTAGGACTACCCCCGAACTCAATGCGATTAGGTTTTCAATTTCAGCTGACGCAATTTTTCGTTGGGTTCAGTTTTTTTGTTTGGCGGAGACTTCATTCATCAATACACTCCATTGACGAGATAGCAAacctatttttctttaaaaagttgAGAAAGTGAACGTTAATCTTAGTTTATTATGAAACAAAGTTCTTTTACTAATGTACTTCGTTCACAAGATAATAGTGTGCTGCACGGATTTTTCTGATAAATTTATGTTAGTGATAAGCTAGACgcttggaattttcttttcatactagtttatatatttatgacatattcatttccaattttatctcgattgagatacatgtgtgagtGGTGTTAAAAAGTTCCATGTCAAAAAATTGATATGAAGAGGAGTAACTACTAATGTTAATTTGCTATAACTCAACAACTTAAGTTTTTGAACGAACGCGAATCCAATGAGATATAGTTATAGACTAGAAGTTGGACTCCTTCTTGATGATCTCCTCAGGTGAATACATTGTGCTTCTGCTACAGGGCCTGGTGGAGATTTAAATTgagggagattgttgagatgcAAAGGATTAATAAATAGTTGGCCCACAACTTATCAACTTGAATTTTCGAGTAAATGTCGGGCTCAAACTTAGACTCTTTCTTGGTGAAATGAATGTACCAAACTTCTACGGCGCGCTTTTAACAAATTCCTGTATCATACATTGTATCTGTGGCAATGGTCTTTCAATTTCTAAGTCTTGGACAATACAATTTctttaatcaattttattatgaaatCTTATCTGCATACTGACAAAATAGATCTAGTAGAAGTATTCCTAAGCAAGAGATGAATCGATCACTTTAAGTATATCAAGAAAACCCAGTTAATACGAATGATTAATAAATTGTAATGTGGAGCAAACGTTATATTATATTGGATATAGATGTGCGGATGCTGCTGACAGTATCAACATCATGATAAATACTTAAAACCTtcacgaaaaaagaagaagttaaatCCAATTCTTCCTTCCATCTTTTGTGATATTTTTTCTAGGTTCTCGGAAAAATGGAGACTGCGTAAAGTTGTAGGCTTCACTTTTGCTGGCTAAGATTATCCAGCTTTTCTTTCGGTGTCTTACAACAGTTTGGGACCTGACTTTGGTGTACCCACTTCTAGTAACCGGTTGTGTGACAAAATCATTGATCAAGGTCCTTTTGCAGCGAATTAGTAGATTTGACAAGTCTTTGTGTCGTGTGCTAACCTGGCATTTAGTAGAGATGAGCATCGGTCTATggtcaaccctggaccggcccaaccctgccgatCCTGGTCCGGTTTCCAAAGAGACTGGATCGGTcattggtcctggaatttctgGACCATTACTGTGCGGGTCGGTCTTTGGTCCTAAAAGTTccgggtcggtccaacccggacTAACCCTGActgtatatataatttttttttatatagaaaaaactttaaaataaatagcatcaataacattaaacaactctttagtgatgagttcaagtaattttacattattctttaataacttaggtttttaatgtcttttacgtcatcaatagtcataatttacgaatgaggaaaatatttttgtgaaagtCCTCACAGTGTTAAAAAATGCACCTTATGACATCCTTTTttagtattcgttctcttctgtcttatttgtcctcttagtcttctattttttaaaatcgaaagaaacaatttctccgcTCGCCACTCGACACTTGCCTCGcttgctttgggtcactcgtgccacTCGCTGCTCAATGCTCGCTTGGTTTGTTGCTCCCTACTCGACATTCAATACTCATTATGttcgacgctcaccccacttgaccctcatcaCTTGCCTTTCTGAATTGACCTCGCTCATCATCGAACTCATTGGGTCGGTACGATTCccggttgccctttcaaggagtacaaaaaatgaaataaaaaattattggtcgGTCataggttgaccttgaaaccggacTGAACCCATTAAGTCGGGCCGGTCCTCAATcgttttttaaggagtacaaaaataaaataataaattatcggttggtctcGAGTTGACCCGAATCGActaaacccattgggtcggtctggtcctcggtcccaagctcaatagagtcggtcctcgatcccaaaaattgaggaccagcatTGTGCGGGTTGGTTCTGGGGTAAGAGGGAGAACCGGCCTAATccggaccatactcacccctagcatttagggtgcatttgagAGTGGCCTTTAGAAGCCACTTTGAACACGCAAAGCCCCTTGGGCCAATTTGggggtgtttggtaaaaaaatttccaaccctATTTGAGAAATGTCGACCTTCACAAGGCTGAAAGTCCAAGATAGGTTGgtggctgccttgggcttttagcctcTCAGCATGCTGAGCTGAGGgggtaaataaataattttcttcccaaattgtCCTCACTAGTTTTTGATTCTTCTAGTTTTGCCctaactattcatcttcttctccgtaAGCGGTCACCAACAAAGGGCAGGCAGTCGCCGGCAAGGGTTGCGCCCACTACGCCGCAACCTTCACACAACCCTTGCGACAACCAAATCTGGTTGCATAGATCTAATCGCAACCAGATGTGGTCGCCGTGACCCTTGCCGGAGGGTCATGAGACCCGCCACGCCGCAACCTTCGCCGCAACCGTGTGACCCTTGCCAAAGGGTCACATGACCCAGATCACAAGGTCGCCGCATCGCACGACCCATCTGGTCACCGATCTAGTCACGACCAAATTTGGTCGCGACCAGATGTGGTCACCATGACCCTTGCCAGACAGTTGCGCAACCCATCTAGTCACCATGACCCTCACTGGAGGGTCGCGTGGCCTTGGCGGAGGTCGCAGTGCGACGGATCGGGCGACCCTCCAGCAAGGGTCGCGCAACCTTCACTGGACCGCCTACCTTTGCCAAACGGCTTGCATTGGACTGCTCGCCCTTTGCCCAACCATCTGCTCCTCGTTGGTAACTACTTGTCCTTGGCCGGccaactcttcttttttcttttttttttaataacaaaagtcttttgtaaatataatttttccaaatgctATTTTTCTCAAAGATACTTTATAAGGAACTTTTACAacacaatttaccaaacacaatttgtattttggaaaactcttttaactcaatggcctttgcatttccccaaaaactttccccaaaagccTTCCCAAACGCATCATTAGTTAGTTCTTCTCAACAAAACTACTGAGATTGATTGTGGTTTTCTTTCCAAGGTTGAGCATGTCGGGGTCAGGGCAAGGCGACCATGTTGAAAGCGGCAACACCAGCTTCAAAGTGAAGAAAAGCGGTGGGCGtcacagaaaatgaaaatgaagaataatGAAGAGGCATACGAGAAGCTAttgaataaagaagaaaaggaaagcaaagttTGGCTTGCCAACTTGGTAATTTGACTTGGAGAAAAAGCTACATCACACTCCAGCTCTACAAAAACAAGAGTAATAACACAACCGTCCTTTTACTCAAAAAGCGGCCTCAAACATAATCGTAACTCAATCTGATATTGAAATATATACACTAATATTCTacctacataaaaaaaaaaaaaaattgttacgaatttcaaaactattatttcatctttttataGCTTGTGATCTAGTATGGATTCCATCTTTAGAAAATATTGATTGACTTTCTTTATTAAGATTATCCTTGTGATATATTTAACCACACAAGGAATCTTAACGATTGGCAATCATTCCATAGACAAAATTCTTTCTTAGTTGAAGAACTCTACTCATAGATACCAATAATTGTTTGTATGGGTGACCAAATCAATGGGAAATAATTGTTCTATCTCAACAGCTACCCTAGTTTTCTCATCAATTGAGTTTGGAGATTGATCCTCATGGAGATTTCCAATGGGAAGTTTTGGATACTGAGGAGTATAAAAAAGAAGACCAAAGCgttgaaaagagaaatagattaAGAGAAAACAATTCCAAGGTTCAAGAGAGCTTCACaatcttttccttgtcttcaaAGAACTTACAATTGTAATTAGTTGAGAAGTGTTAGCAAAGTTTTAGTGCGAGATAAATGAGTCCTATCAGTTTGTGTATAACCAAGTACCAACTCAgataataatttattgtgaaAAAGCAGCACTCACTATagtgatttttctttgatttactAGCAAAATCCAACTAGTAGGTTGTGAACGTGCGACAATAGACGTAAGCTTTCTCTAAACCAAACCCTTATAAATTTCTCTCTACAAAGTCTTCTATCTCTATACTCATATTCACTTTTTATTTGATAGAAGTTTTTGCACTGCTAGATATTATCTGAGCACTGGTCAAATCAACACTTAATTTCTCATAGTTATGCATTCATCCACTTGACCTTTTTGATTATGCATTTATTCATCAAGTCTGTTTTAAATCACTTATTCACCTACTCTAAGTGATATTACTAGCTACTTCATTGCTGGCCATAGTCAAGGGCATCTCAAGTGCACGATTTCATGTGCACCACAGGGGTAATTTTGTCATAAAATCACATCGTATTTGGCAATAgctaataaaaagagaaaactaagctataaaaaatcacaaaccctAGAAGAGAGAGGGGCTTTTTCTAACTAATTACTACATAATATCATCTTAATCACGGGATTATTGTAACGGTGATTTTTTATTATGCTACATGGTAGTAATAAAATTTGCTGTAGCTTTTCGAGATTTCAAGTATTTATTACGTTGGTTCATAAA
The sequence above is drawn from the Eucalyptus grandis isolate ANBG69807.140 chromosome 11, ASM1654582v1, whole genome shotgun sequence genome and encodes:
- the LOC108956284 gene encoding LOW QUALITY PROTEIN: eugenol synthase 1 (The sequence of the model RefSeq protein was modified relative to this genomic sequence to represent the inferred CDS: inserted 1 base in 1 codon), encoding MSIPISSSNKSKILVFGGTGYLGKHVVGASVSSGHPTFVFTRPATPHTPPSNVHLRDEFRSLGVTLIEGELEEHEKMVSVLKQVDIVISVLPNPFSPDQVKIIDAIIAASNIKRFIPSEFGCDVDRTTALPPFQACLDKKKKMRRLIEASAVPYTFVCANCCASYFINLLLHTHDPRPDLVVYGTGDAKAVLNYEQDIAKYTINAAIDPRTRNRVVIYRPPGNVVSQNELISSWEKKTGQGFEKNXVQEDEVIKLSQTLPSPQNIWVSIMHSVFVKGDTTSFDLDEDDLEASSLYPEVEYTTVDQLLDIFLVDPPEPACTPLE